One genomic segment of Penaeus chinensis breed Huanghai No. 1 chromosome 13, ASM1920278v2, whole genome shotgun sequence includes these proteins:
- the LOC125031633 gene encoding amiloride-sensitive sodium channel subunit beta-like, which translates to MPLSEEYNLRMRFLSMFVELSSRIRKGIGYGFSELVKDCDFLGRKCNNEGYFQHFASPSYGNCYIFNKAGGKTTSLTGPSFSISMILDTLEDTYLPRRITQKAGARVAVHRPNTMPLLDDEGIDVTPGLASSIAIKEVGLVDEDLAECAAGWKETGYQPQNNTVEDLYSITECRRMCLQRHFVDDCGCFHALYPLAFYYDKTLYNEDYHQYRICNLSSKSTDDICVGRNIDQYSKDSTSCGWKRSTQAPFRQLFGRRLPLRVPGVSWAA; encoded by the exons ATGCCTTTGTCGGAAGAATACAACCTGAGGATGAGGTTCCTTTCCATGTTCGTCGAGCTATCGTCGCGGATCCGGAAGGGCATCGGCTACGGCTTCAGTGAGTTGGTCAAGGACTGCGACTTCTTGGGCCGCAAGTGCAACAACGAAGG TTATTTCCAGCATTTTGCATCACCAAGTTACGGAAACTGTTACATATTTAACAAGGCTGGAGGTAAAACGACAAGTCTCACTGGGCCCTCGTTCA GTATATCTATGATACTGGACACCCTGGAGGACACTTACCTGCCTCGACGCATCACGCAGAAGGCCGGCGCGCGTGTGGCTGTCCACCGCCCCAACACCATGCCTCTTCTCGATGATGAGGGAATCGATGTCACTCCGGGGTTAGCGTCCAGCATCGCTATTAAAGAGGTTGGTTTGGTGGATGAGGATCTGGCAGA ATGCGCTGCCGGCTGGAAAGAGACGGGTTATCAGCCACAGAACAATACGGTTGAGGACCTCTACTCCATAACG gaATGTCGCCGCATGTGCTTGCAAAGGCACTTCGTGGATGACTGCGGATGCTTCCATGCTCTCTATCCGCTCGCCTTTTACTACGACAAGACCCTCTACAACGAAGACTACCATCAGTATCGCATCTGCAACCTCTCTTCGAAAA GCACCGATGACATATGTGTAGGAAGAAACATCGACCAATACAGCAAAGATTCGACGAGCTGCGGAT GGAAACGCAGTACCCAAGCACCATTTCGACAGCTCTTTGGCCGCCGATTACCTCTGAG AGTCCCTGGGGTCTCGTGGGCAGCTTAG